Proteins encoded by one window of Alphaproteobacteria bacterium SS10:
- a CDS encoding ABC transporter ATP-binding protein: MPDPVLAVRNLTKSFGGVLAVNEVSFAINPGERVALIGPNGAGKTTLINLISGLLRPDGGTAQLNAQDISAASAQARCKAGMARTFQIASAFGQLDVITNVALAIAEYDGQATWNPFAGLPAPTYGKARDILDRVDLNKPDGTMVSALAYGETKRLELAIALASEPRLLLLDEPMAGVGRDGETNLVATATDALLKEGGGNRALLFTEHDMDVVFDQATRILVLDQGSLIADGKPDQVANDDLVRAVYLGEELAL; encoded by the coding sequence ATGCCTGATCCCGTCTTGGCAGTCAGAAACCTGACGAAATCATTCGGCGGTGTGCTGGCCGTTAATGAGGTCAGTTTTGCAATCAACCCTGGGGAGCGGGTTGCCCTCATCGGGCCGAACGGCGCTGGTAAGACCACCCTTATCAACCTGATAAGTGGCCTGCTTCGGCCAGATGGCGGAACAGCGCAGCTGAACGCCCAGGACATTAGTGCCGCCAGTGCCCAGGCGCGATGCAAGGCTGGCATGGCGCGCACGTTCCAAATCGCGAGTGCGTTTGGTCAGTTAGATGTGATCACAAACGTCGCGCTAGCCATCGCCGAATATGATGGGCAGGCAACCTGGAACCCATTTGCCGGGCTACCCGCACCTACCTATGGCAAAGCACGCGATATCTTAGACCGGGTTGACCTCAATAAGCCCGACGGGACAATGGTCAGCGCCCTTGCCTATGGCGAGACAAAGCGGCTTGAGCTTGCCATTGCCTTGGCAAGCGAGCCTCGCTTACTGCTGCTTGATGAACCAATGGCCGGTGTGGGTCGGGATGGTGAAACCAACCTGGTCGCAACAGCGACGGATGCTCTGCTTAAAGAGGGGGGGGGCAATAGGGCCCTACTGTTCACCGAACACGATATGGATGTTGTATTTGATCAGGCGACACGGATTTTGGTTCTGGACCAAGGCAGCTTGATTGCCGATGGCAAACCGGACCAAGTCGCAAATGACGACCTGGTACGCGCGGTTTATCTAGGTGAGGAGTTGGCACTTTGA
- a CDS encoding SOS response-associated peptidase, with protein sequence MAADVSGILEDVVIAPDLLSLSGRYNIRPSEPALLIRANGSARQAGYAHWGFRPPWMTDAYMREAKRGPFINARSETLFEARAFSDAGRQERCLILADGFYEPKGEKGTKREQHYFDAGGLVAFAGIETAFPEPTPDHRTANFAILTCMPNAQVEPVHGRMPVILPQASWADWLSPNTSADALNAMMQPWSGAPLDTWQVSTLINQRDAEGPGCIAPYKPPPAAEAPASAQGSLF encoded by the coding sequence TTGGCTGCAGATGTGTCCGGCATCTTAGAAGATGTGGTAATCGCGCCTGATCTTTTGTCCCTTTCAGGACGCTACAACATTCGCCCATCGGAACCGGCCTTACTGATCCGCGCCAACGGTAGTGCTCGGCAAGCTGGTTATGCCCACTGGGGCTTTCGCCCGCCTTGGATGACCGACGCCTATATGCGCGAGGCAAAGCGGGGGCCGTTTATCAATGCCCGTTCGGAAACCCTGTTTGAGGCCCGGGCCTTTTCGGATGCTGGTCGTCAGGAGCGTTGTCTGATCCTCGCAGATGGTTTCTATGAACCGAAGGGGGAGAAGGGCACAAAGCGTGAGCAGCACTATTTCGATGCTGGCGGCCTAGTTGCCTTTGCCGGGATTGAAACCGCGTTTCCAGAACCGACGCCAGATCATCGCACCGCTAATTTTGCCATCCTGACCTGTATGCCCAACGCCCAGGTTGAGCCTGTACATGGCCGGATGCCGGTAATCCTGCCCCAGGCAAGCTGGGCGGACTGGCTTTCGCCTAACACGAGTGCTGATGCGCTGAACGCCATGATGCAACCATGGTCGGGTGCACCGCTTGATACCTGGCAGGTGTCGACGTTGATCAACCAACGCGATGCCGAGGGGCCAGGCTGTATCGCGCCTTATAAACCGCCACCGGCCGCTGAGGCGCCAGCATCAGCGCAAGGGTCCCTGTTCTAA
- a CDS encoding DUF1501 domain-containing protein has translation MSNDDLNQTGAHECADCRRAAAAAAQPISVSRRGVLAGGAGLALAALGMPGLSLAALPTDHRLIFVLLRGGMDGLAAVPAYADPAYKAARGQLAIDDPNGEQGALDLNGFFGLHPSLKNLHGMYRDGDLAVFHAVATPYRERSHFDAQKLLEVGGNQLGQVRDGWMNRMLGLYGAAGGNLGIAFNQTIPLILSGEVPVASWAPGGGEAPPEFLERLSHVYASDPLFSRLLNQAVAADALADQAGAEMAGRGMTGRGPRQVLQRTLATAVEMLKAENGHRMAVVEVGGWDTHANQGAAAGGLANQLGQLDEGLGTLNRELQPIWNKTAIVVMTEFGRTVAINGTRGTDHGTGGVAFLAGGAVNGGHVLTNWPGLDQSQLYEGRDLMPTLDSRSILKSVMTQHLGLPAGDIDRFVLPNSGAATQIRQLFATA, from the coding sequence ATGTCTAACGATGATCTAAACCAAACTGGTGCCCATGAATGTGCCGATTGCCGGAGGGCTGCTGCTGCCGCTGCCCAGCCGATCAGTGTCTCACGCCGCGGCGTGTTGGCTGGTGGTGCCGGGTTAGCCCTCGCGGCGCTTGGCATGCCTGGCCTCTCCCTTGCTGCCCTGCCCACCGATCACCGGCTGATCTTTGTGCTGCTGCGTGGTGGTATGGATGGCCTTGCGGCGGTTCCGGCCTATGCCGACCCGGCCTATAAGGCCGCGCGCGGTCAGCTGGCGATTGATGACCCGAACGGTGAGCAAGGGGCGCTGGACCTTAATGGCTTCTTTGGCCTGCACCCCTCGCTTAAGAACCTGCATGGCATGTATCGCGACGGCGATCTGGCTGTCTTCCACGCCGTTGCTACCCCGTACCGCGAGCGGTCGCATTTCGATGCGCAGAAGCTGCTGGAAGTTGGCGGCAATCAGCTAGGCCAGGTGCGCGATGGCTGGATGAACCGAATGCTGGGCCTCTATGGCGCGGCCGGTGGCAATCTTGGGATCGCGTTCAACCAAACTATTCCACTGATCTTAAGTGGTGAGGTCCCGGTTGCCTCCTGGGCGCCAGGGGGTGGTGAGGCGCCACCTGAATTCCTGGAGCGGTTGAGCCATGTTTATGCCAGTGATCCACTCTTCTCCCGCCTGCTAAACCAGGCTGTCGCCGCTGATGCCCTTGCCGATCAGGCGGGTGCCGAAATGGCCGGGCGTGGCATGACCGGGCGTGGTCCGCGTCAGGTGCTGCAACGGACCTTGGCCACAGCGGTTGAGATGCTGAAGGCAGAGAATGGCCATCGCATGGCGGTGGTTGAGGTTGGTGGCTGGGACACCCATGCCAATCAAGGTGCCGCCGCTGGCGGTTTGGCAAATCAACTTGGTCAGCTTGATGAAGGTCTTGGCACCTTAAACCGGGAGCTGCAGCCGATCTGGAATAAGACCGCCATCGTGGTGATGACCGAGTTTGGGCGCACGGTGGCGATTAACGGCACGCGCGGGACCGACCACGGAACCGGTGGCGTTGCCTTCCTCGCCGGTGGGGCGGTCAATGGTGGCCATGTCCTGACCAACTGGCCTGGTCTCGATCAGTCCCAGCTTTATGAGGGGCGGGACCTGATGCCGACCTTAGATAGCCGCAGCATATTGAAAAGCGTCATGACGCAGCATTTGGGCCTCCCAGCGGGCGATATTGATCGTTTTGTTCTGCCCAATAGCGGTGCCGCCACCCAGATCAGGCAGCTGTTCGCCACTGCCTAA
- a CDS encoding ABC transporter ATP-binding protein, protein MSNQLLNLSKVSVGYSDTPILSDIDLALETGTVTLLGGRNGAGKSTLLKGIMGLLTDVGGTITFNNETISGPNQQSDVVDTARLGLGYVPETRRIFASLTVAENLEAGRRDGQGPRWSIQALLELFPPLTPLMARRAGALSGGEQQMLSIARTLAGQPKLLLLDEASEGLAPLVVNSLSNSLKSMASSGLTILMAEQNWRFAKDIANRVIILDQGVIAFDDDMDVFNADTALQDRLLGAQSRQEG, encoded by the coding sequence TTGAGCAATCAGCTTCTGAACCTGTCGAAGGTATCGGTGGGATACAGCGATACACCAATTCTATCGGACATTGATTTGGCCCTCGAGACTGGCACGGTAACCTTACTCGGCGGTCGGAATGGCGCCGGCAAGAGCACGTTGCTGAAGGGGATTATGGGCTTACTGACCGATGTCGGCGGCACCATTACATTTAATAATGAAACTATATCTGGCCCGAACCAGCAAAGCGATGTTGTGGACACCGCACGGCTGGGTCTTGGATATGTGCCAGAGACACGACGAATTTTTGCGAGCCTAACAGTTGCCGAGAACCTAGAGGCAGGCCGTAGAGATGGCCAGGGACCTCGCTGGTCAATCCAGGCATTGCTTGAGCTTTTTCCACCGTTGACGCCACTTATGGCACGGCGTGCTGGCGCACTCTCAGGCGGTGAGCAACAGATGTTGAGCATTGCCCGCACACTGGCAGGCCAGCCAAAACTGCTATTGCTCGATGAGGCGTCAGAGGGGCTAGCGCCGCTGGTCGTCAACAGCCTCTCTAACTCTCTAAAGAGCATGGCATCAAGTGGCTTAACTATCCTGATGGCCGAACAGAATTGGCGCTTTGCCAAGGACATCGCCAACCGTGTCATTATCTTGGATCAGGGCGTGATAGCCTTCGATGACGATATGGATGTGTTCAATGCCGACACGGCACTTCAGGATCGCCTACTAGGCGCCCAATCCAGGCAAGAGGGCTAG
- a CDS encoding DUF1800 domain-containing protein: protein MTSIQASIAASRFGLGVRPGELDGIARDHRGWILSQIQQPAAVPRQIAAMPSSAQLGNTVVEMLTRGRRMRGMSEDVRRTNRQQMTRNALQMYRNEAIARTQSAIQTTTPVYERLVHFWSNHFTVSASKNEARPFLGGFEREVIRPNVLGKFGDMLLASTRHVAMLLYLDQAQSIGPNSIAGRFGDRGLNENLAREILELHTLGVDGGYGQDDVLALSKMLTGWTVGGIRAVLPERAQSRLPEANGGDFIFAELFHEPGAKTLLGKSFPEAGEGEARAALAMLATHPSTARFIATKLARHFIADDPPQRAIDQLAAVFLNTGGDLRAVTMALVDLPEVWADPLPKVRSPNDFVIALARAANVPVPDQDLLKGMRDFGQPVWSAPSPAGWPDTAQAWLAPESLMRRVDAARSVAQAIPNSIEPMAFLEDTIGPVANADTAIWTARAPDRVEAIGLVLASPEFQRR, encoded by the coding sequence ATGACCAGCATTCAGGCAAGTATTGCGGCCTCCCGCTTTGGCCTTGGTGTGCGGCCCGGCGAATTGGATGGGATCGCCCGTGACCATCGCGGCTGGATCTTGAGCCAGATACAGCAGCCTGCTGCTGTGCCTAGGCAGATCGCGGCGATGCCTAGCTCGGCCCAACTTGGCAATACGGTGGTTGAGATGCTGACCCGCGGCCGTCGGATGCGGGGCATGTCAGAAGATGTTCGCCGAACCAACCGGCAGCAGATGACCCGCAACGCGCTGCAGATGTATCGGAATGAGGCGATTGCCCGGACTCAATCGGCGATCCAGACCACTACGCCGGTTTATGAACGGCTGGTCCATTTTTGGTCCAACCACTTCACCGTCTCCGCCAGTAAGAATGAGGCGCGGCCATTTCTAGGTGGCTTTGAGCGTGAGGTTATCCGTCCTAATGTGCTGGGTAAGTTTGGCGACATGCTGCTTGCCTCCACTCGCCATGTGGCAATGCTCCTCTACCTCGATCAGGCACAATCGATTGGTCCTAACTCTATTGCCGGGCGGTTTGGTGATCGGGGCCTGAATGAGAATTTGGCCCGCGAGATTTTAGAGCTGCATACCCTGGGTGTGGATGGTGGCTATGGCCAAGACGATGTGTTGGCCCTGTCCAAGATGCTCACCGGCTGGACGGTTGGTGGTATCCGTGCCGTGCTGCCTGAACGTGCACAATCACGCCTCCCGGAAGCCAATGGCGGTGACTTCATCTTTGCCGAGTTGTTTCACGAGCCGGGGGCAAAGACCCTATTGGGCAAGAGCTTCCCTGAAGCAGGAGAGGGGGAGGCGAGAGCCGCCCTCGCCATGCTGGCCACCCATCCCTCAACGGCGCGGTTCATTGCGACCAAGCTGGCCCGGCATTTCATCGCGGATGATCCACCGCAGCGTGCCATCGACCAGCTGGCGGCTGTCTTCCTTAATACTGGCGGCGACTTGCGCGCGGTGACCATGGCCCTGGTTGACCTGCCAGAGGTGTGGGCCGACCCCCTGCCAAAGGTTCGTAGCCCAAACGACTTTGTAATCGCCCTGGCCCGGGCCGCGAATGTGCCCGTGCCCGATCAGGATCTACTGAAAGGCATGCGGGATTTTGGCCAGCCGGTTTGGTCGGCCCCGTCGCCCGCCGGATGGCCGGATACGGCGCAGGCCTGGTTGGCACCAGAGTCCCTGATGCGCCGGGTTGATGCGGCCCGCAGTGTCGCGCAGGCGATCCCAAACTCAATTGAGCCAATGGCGTTCCTAGAGGACACGATAGGCCCGGTGGCCAATGCCGATACGGCGATCTGGACGGCACGGGCCCCAGACCGGGTTGAGGCGATTGGTTTGGTCCTGGCCTCACCAGAGTTTCAACGGCGCTAA
- a CDS encoding periplasmic heavy metal sensor has product MSDSAEKPDMDDAPLPGADGQDSQPKKQRRWPLWTLVGALLFSLSINLALGGFIAGRLSGGGGGGGVEGNLRRVAMTMEHQDRKILRQAFMGQAREFRQLRQSRRMVMREVRQALEAEPFDRQALETAMAKVQTHIVRGSDLFQGAIVDAATNLSPDARGKLAGLRLPSP; this is encoded by the coding sequence ATGAGTGATAGCGCAGAGAAACCCGATATGGATGATGCTCCCCTGCCGGGCGCGGATGGGCAAGACAGTCAGCCAAAGAAGCAGCGGCGTTGGCCGTTATGGACACTGGTTGGTGCCTTGCTTTTCTCGCTCAGTATCAACCTCGCTTTAGGTGGCTTCATCGCTGGCCGCTTGAGTGGCGGCGGTGGTGGTGGCGGTGTAGAGGGCAATCTGCGCCGTGTTGCCATGACCATGGAGCATCAGGATCGCAAGATCCTGCGTCAGGCCTTCATGGGGCAGGCCCGGGAGTTTCGGCAGCTGCGGCAGAGCCGTCGCATGGTGATGCGAGAAGTTCGTCAGGCCTTGGAAGCGGAGCCGTTTGACCGGCAAGCGCTAGAAACTGCGATGGCCAAGGTGCAGACCCATATCGTGCGAGGCAGTGACCTGTTCCAAGGTGCGATTGTGGACGCGGCGACCAACCTGTCACCCGATGCGCGCGGAAAACTCGCAGGGTTACGGCTGCCATCACCGTGA
- a CDS encoding D-2-hydroxyacid dehydrogenase — MTRPILVAHTDPSEVSSVLSERFPDQAFEYVTHGSMVADALAAHEPEVIFAVAGPSFRRDVHEVMLNHPSVKWLQVGGSGYDHLPFEWDRERVAVTHCAGVLSQYLAETVTGAMLALNGHFLRYRALQSIAEWRPIPFRPIAGQTLLVVGFGAIGQRLAHNARALGMNVIATRNTPAEHPLADEVHGPDRETLLSLLPKADVVSLHLRLNHDTKRSFDAECFAAMKQGAMFINTARGRVVDSDALLAALNDGKLMGAYLDVFEKEPLPPEHPLWQAPNTLITPHTADNVLKFPAYYAEFFADNLARFKAGSELKNRIK, encoded by the coding sequence ATGACCCGTCCTATTCTCGTCGCCCATACCGATCCATCTGAGGTGTCATCGGTGTTGAGCGAGCGCTTCCCCGATCAAGCGTTTGAGTATGTGACCCATGGGTCGATGGTGGCGGATGCCCTGGCGGCCCATGAGCCAGAGGTGATCTTCGCCGTTGCGGGCCCATCCTTCAGGCGCGATGTGCATGAGGTGATGCTGAACCACCCATCGGTTAAGTGGCTCCAGGTTGGTGGCTCGGGCTATGACCATTTGCCGTTTGAGTGGGATCGGGAGCGGGTTGCGGTGACCCATTGTGCCGGGGTTCTCTCGCAATATCTGGCGGAGACGGTCACCGGTGCCATGCTGGCGCTCAACGGTCATTTCCTACGCTATCGGGCCTTGCAATCTATTGCGGAATGGCGGCCGATCCCGTTTAGGCCCATCGCGGGGCAGACGCTTCTGGTGGTCGGTTTTGGTGCGATTGGCCAACGTCTTGCCCATAACGCCCGCGCCCTTGGCATGAACGTCATTGCCACCCGTAATACACCGGCAGAGCATCCGCTGGCTGATGAGGTGCATGGCCCGGATCGTGAGACCTTGTTAAGCCTGCTGCCAAAAGCCGATGTGGTCAGCCTGCACCTCCGCCTTAACCACGATACCAAGCGTAGTTTTGATGCCGAATGCTTCGCCGCGATGAAGCAGGGCGCGATGTTTATCAATACCGCCCGTGGTCGCGTGGTCGACAGCGATGCCCTCTTGGCCGCGCTAAACGATGGCAAGCTGATGGGGGCTTATCTCGATGTATTTGAGAAAGAGCCACTGCCGCCGGAGCATCCGCTTTGGCAGGCGCCCAACACGCTGATCACCCCCCATACCGCCGACAATGTGCTGAAGTTCCCGGCCTATTATGCTGAGTTCTTCGCCGATAATCTGGCGCGGTTTAAGGCCGGTTCAGAGCTAAAGAACCGGATCAAGTAA
- a CDS encoding sigma-70 family RNA polymerase sigma factor, with translation MAAIARGDRNAFGVLVARHLGRAMVIARGFDGLEADAEDVVQEAFTKVWTSAADWQPPAEGSVEDRKQAGRARFTTWFHRVLVNRCIDRQRQVKRGGRGRHAALDSIAEPADDRPSVTDRLEADDRDRLVRDAIATLPERQRIALTLCAFEGHSNAEAGEIMGLGVKAVEALLVRARRQLREVLDPNLLTMAG, from the coding sequence ATGGCAGCCATTGCCCGTGGCGACCGCAACGCCTTTGGCGTGTTGGTGGCCCGGCATTTGGGGCGTGCCATGGTCATTGCCCGCGGTTTTGATGGGTTAGAGGCGGATGCCGAGGATGTGGTCCAAGAGGCATTCACCAAGGTTTGGACGAGTGCCGCGGATTGGCAGCCACCGGCGGAAGGGTCCGTTGAGGACCGAAAACAGGCCGGGCGGGCGCGGTTCACCACCTGGTTCCACCGGGTTCTGGTCAATCGATGCATTGACCGGCAGCGTCAGGTGAAGCGCGGTGGCCGTGGTCGGCATGCGGCGTTGGATAGTATTGCCGAGCCTGCGGATGACCGACCCAGTGTCACTGATCGGCTTGAGGCTGATGATCGTGACCGGCTGGTTCGGGACGCGATTGCGACACTGCCAGAGCGGCAGCGGATTGCCCTGACCCTCTGTGCGTTTGAGGGACACAGCAATGCCGAGGCCGGTGAGATTATGGGGCTGGGCGTTAAGGCGGTGGAAGCGCTGCTGGTAAGGGCCCGGCGGCAATTACGAGAGGTTCTGGATCCCAACCTGCTGACAATGGCGGGCTAG
- a CDS encoding ABC transporter substrate-binding protein — translation MVAAPTRFSFAITRRQVLGALVGLAAAITMAPAPVQAAEPVIIGELNSYTRLPAFTEPYRKGWQLALDEINEAGGVLGGRPLEVISRDDGGTPADAQRVAGELVKAQGAVMIAGTFFSHVGLAVADYAARNEVPFLAAEPLTDAIVWEKGNAYTFRLRPSTYMQAQMLAEEAAKLPAKRWVTVAPNYEYGRSAVENFKAALKERRPDVEFVGEQWPALGKIEAGVTVQALLRHQPDAVYNVTFGADLAKFVREGTLRGLFDDRDVVSLLTGEPEYLLPLADEAPEGWIVTGYPFDQIETDAHTAFATAYEAKFDEAPKLGSIVGYATMKSIAGALDRAGSTEADAIATAFQDLQVDTPFGPISYRSADHQSTLGAYVGRTGMVDGEPRMVDWRYAPGAEYLPGGDEAAARRPAN, via the coding sequence ATGGTCGCCGCGCCCACCCGTTTTTCTTTTGCTATCACCCGTCGTCAGGTTCTTGGCGCACTCGTTGGTCTTGCCGCTGCCATCACCATGGCGCCCGCCCCCGTTCAAGCCGCTGAGCCGGTGATCATTGGTGAGCTGAACAGCTATACCCGCTTGCCTGCCTTTACCGAGCCCTACCGCAAGGGTTGGCAGTTGGCGTTGGATGAGATCAATGAGGCAGGTGGAGTTCTAGGCGGTCGCCCCCTCGAGGTCATAAGTCGCGATGACGGCGGTACCCCCGCCGATGCCCAGCGTGTTGCTGGTGAGCTTGTGAAAGCCCAGGGTGCAGTGATGATTGCAGGCACCTTCTTCAGCCATGTTGGCCTCGCCGTTGCGGACTATGCCGCGCGTAATGAGGTGCCATTCCTCGCCGCCGAACCACTGACCGATGCCATCGTCTGGGAAAAGGGCAACGCCTATACCTTCCGGCTGCGCCCCAGCACTTATATGCAGGCGCAAATGCTGGCTGAGGAAGCCGCCAAGCTGCCGGCCAAGCGTTGGGTCACCGTCGCGCCAAACTACGAGTATGGCCGCTCCGCCGTTGAGAACTTCAAGGCCGCCCTGAAAGAGCGCCGCCCCGATGTTGAGTTCGTGGGTGAGCAATGGCCCGCCCTCGGCAAGATTGAGGCTGGTGTCACCGTTCAGGCCCTGCTGCGCCATCAACCCGATGCCGTCTACAACGTCACCTTTGGCGCCGACCTTGCGAAGTTCGTGCGTGAGGGCACGTTGCGTGGCCTGTTTGATGACCGCGATGTGGTCAGCCTGCTGACCGGTGAGCCTGAGTATCTGCTGCCACTGGCCGATGAGGCGCCAGAGGGCTGGATCGTCACCGGCTACCCGTTCGATCAGATCGAAACTGACGCCCACACCGCCTTTGCCACCGCTTATGAGGCGAAGTTTGATGAAGCGCCCAAGCTTGGCTCAATCGTCGGTTATGCGACCATGAAGTCGATTGCGGGCGCCCTGGATCGGGCAGGCTCAACCGAGGCTGACGCGATTGCGACCGCATTCCAGGATCTTCAAGTGGACACGCCTTTCGGCCCGATCAGCTATCGCAGCGCTGATCATCAGTCGACCCTGGGTGCCTATGTTGGGCGTACCGGTATGGTTGATGGTGAGCCACGGATGGTTGATTGGCGTTATGCACCGGGTGCCGAGTACCTGCCCGGTGGTGACGAGGCCGCAGCACGCCGTCCGGCGAACTAA
- a CDS encoding glycosyltransferase family 1 protein encodes MAASDQRNIVFAYQNAPQYMPAPQYSARQVVIGPNTADNWHPDGRVMMLNTPAGSYDLGEVLAKLPKDQQPDLIIVKGDASGINLPVGFDHLDIPKVLIIGDTQHQQTPLRTMLRYANENKFDLLISDHKRHHLHYFIEAGATNAHWMPGLLVRDWQIPLYDEKHFPVTFAGQAGSIHPVRTAAIEAVQRAGIEIITGIVPQERAADIYGRSIVTLNPSLNGDLNLRSFEIPLSGGCAIADRLSPQSGQSMLFEEGKTIVTYNSVDELIERIRHYLSNPEEAIRISQQAQDLAKAKHSPAVKQQQFMELIDNHIVPDGYDGRLEKRSTALESDGFDDLLIRVEQYELFQEWHRTTPVLKAVATAEADPRLVCDLVDLHRLQIDWLGDAAPSLFTEAGVADQVGQASPNSANDADTLITGSKHINGEGLDGSLPKTVLLTDWKREGDQAAIGQAKAALVTQGYRHDEASCPGLFVQG; translated from the coding sequence ATGGCAGCATCCGATCAACGCAACATTGTCTTTGCTTACCAAAACGCCCCGCAATACATGCCCGCGCCGCAATACAGTGCACGGCAGGTGGTGATTGGACCAAACACGGCTGACAACTGGCATCCAGATGGGCGTGTCATGATGCTGAACACCCCGGCCGGAAGCTATGATCTGGGGGAGGTGTTAGCCAAGCTGCCCAAGGATCAGCAGCCCGACTTAATCATCGTTAAAGGGGATGCATCAGGCATCAATCTTCCAGTTGGCTTTGACCATCTGGACATTCCAAAAGTCCTGATTATTGGCGACACGCAGCACCAGCAGACCCCCCTCCGCACCATGTTGCGATACGCCAATGAGAATAAGTTTGATCTGCTGATCTCAGATCACAAGCGGCATCACCTGCACTACTTCATTGAGGCTGGCGCCACCAATGCCCATTGGATGCCGGGCCTTCTGGTCAGGGACTGGCAAATCCCGCTCTACGATGAGAAGCATTTTCCTGTGACCTTCGCCGGACAGGCGGGGTCGATACACCCGGTCCGCACCGCGGCAATTGAAGCAGTTCAGAGGGCTGGCATTGAGATCATCACCGGCATCGTCCCACAGGAGCGAGCAGCCGACATCTATGGGCGATCGATTGTCACCCTGAACCCAAGCCTTAATGGGGATCTAAACCTCAGGAGTTTTGAAATACCGCTATCCGGTGGATGCGCCATCGCCGATCGCCTATCGCCCCAGTCGGGACAGTCAATGCTGTTCGAAGAGGGTAAGACAATCGTCACTTACAATAGCGTTGACGAATTGATCGAGCGCATTCGGCATTACCTATCAAACCCGGAAGAAGCGATCCGCATCAGCCAGCAAGCACAGGATCTTGCCAAGGCAAAGCACAGCCCCGCTGTTAAGCAACAGCAATTCATGGAGTTGATCGACAACCATATTGTTCCAGATGGCTATGATGGCCGTCTTGAAAAGCGTTCAACCGCGCTTGAGAGCGATGGCTTTGACGACCTGCTGATCCGGGTTGAGCAATATGAACTCTTCCAAGAATGGCACCGCACAACACCAGTCTTGAAGGCCGTCGCAACGGCGGAGGCAGACCCGCGCTTGGTCTGCGATTTGGTTGATTTACACCGACTTCAGATTGACTGGCTAGGGGATGCTGCACCATCGCTCTTCACCGAGGCCGGGGTTGCCGATCAGGTCGGTCAGGCCAGCCCCAACAGCGCCAATGATGCGGACACCTTGATTACCGGTTCGAAACATATCAACGGTGAGGGGCTTGATGGCTCTCTGCCCAAAACGGTTCTGCTGACCGATTGGAAACGCGAGGGCGATCAAGCCGCAATCGGGCAAGCTAAGGCGGCCTTGGTCACCCAGGGCTATCGGCATGACGAGGCCAGCTGTCCCGGCCTGTTTGTCCAGGGCTAG
- a CDS encoding MarR family transcriptional regulator: MNGWKTEDGSSLAGMASGDTVERSADTSASHQMGATHDSSGASPMSDADLLGEFSLDDEVGFLVRRVHQRVTALFQERMRDHDLTPTQFSSLCKMAETGEVSQNQLGRLVNLDPATNQGVVRRLQKRGLIQRRDDPNDRRRSLLTLTDTGREVLTACLPAASRITPSVLKPLNSEERVLLMDMLRRLG, translated from the coding sequence ATGAACGGTTGGAAAACCGAAGACGGCTCGTCTTTGGCCGGTATGGCTAGTGGCGACACGGTCGAACGGTCGGCAGACACATCGGCAAGCCATCAGATGGGCGCTACCCATGACTCATCCGGCGCATCGCCGATGAGCGATGCTGATCTGTTGGGCGAGTTCAGCCTGGATGATGAGGTTGGTTTCCTGGTTCGCCGGGTGCATCAACGCGTTACCGCCCTGTTTCAGGAGCGGATGCGTGATCATGATTTGACGCCCACGCAGTTTTCCTCGCTCTGCAAAATGGCAGAAACCGGGGAGGTATCGCAGAACCAGCTGGGTCGCTTGGTCAATCTAGACCCGGCAACCAATCAGGGTGTGGTTCGACGTTTGCAGAAACGTGGCCTCATCCAACGTCGTGACGACCCGAACGATCGCCGCCGTTCCTTGCTAACGCTGACCGATACCGGCCGCGAGGTTTTGACCGCCTGCTTGCCCGCAGCCTCCCGCATTACCCCATCCGTGCTAAAGCCGCTCAATAGTGAAGAGCGGGTGCTGCTGATGGATATGTTGCGGCGCCTCGGCTAG